Sequence from the Longimicrobium sp. genome:
TCGTGGTGGATGGGACGAGCTCGCTGGCCGCCGGCGTGGTGCTGGCCGTCGCCTCGCGGCGGATGATGGCTCTGCGGCGCGCGCGCGGCGTGCCCGTCGCCGAGGCCGCCGCCGTGCCGCATCTCGGACCGCGCGCGCTGGCGGACGGGCGCTTCCTCATCTTCCTGGCGGGGAGCTTCCTGGTGGGGATCATCTTCTTCCAGCACAGCGCCGCCATGCCCCTCTTCCTGGTGCGCGACCTGGGGCTGTCCGCCGCGCTCTTCGGCATCCTCTTCGTGATCAACACGGTGCTGATCGTGCTGCTGGAGGTGCCGCTGAACCTGGCGATGGCGGGGTGGACGCACCGGCGCACGCTGATGGTGGGCTGCCTCCTGTGCGGCGCGGGCTTCGGGTCGATGGCGCTCGCCTCGCTTCCCTGGCACCTGGTGCTGTGCACGCTGGTGTGGACCTTTGGCGAGATGATCCTCTTCCCCGGCACCGCCGCCTACGTCGCGGACGTGGCGCCGGCGGAGCGGCGGGGCGAGTACATGGGCGCGTACACGATGTCGTTCGGCCTCGCCTTCACCGTCGGCCCGTGGGCGGGTACGGTGATCCTCGAACGCGCTGGTGCTCCCGTTCTGTGGAGCCTAATGCTGGTGCTCGGCATCGCCGCTGCATGCGTGATGAGCATCGCCGCCTCCCGTAGAGCGCCGGTCGTCGCGGCGGCAGGCTGATGCGCCTCAACTGCTGGGCTCACGCGGAGACGCGGAGGCACGGAGGAGAGCACGCGAAGTTCTCTCTGCGTCTCCGCGCCTCCGCGTGAGACCCGCAGTTCCGCGTGATGCACACCCTTTGACCTGAGGAGCAGTGGTATGGATTCCGTGCCCACGATCGCGCGGCAGCCTTCGCTGGAGACGCCGCGGCTGCTCCTGCGCCCGCTGACGACCGCGGACGCCCCGGCGGTGCAGCGGCTCGCCGGCGACAAGGAGGTGGCGTCCACCACGCTCAACATCCCGCACCCCTACCCGGACGGCGCGGCCGAGATGTGGATCGGCACCCTGCCGGAAGCTTACAACAGCGGCGAGGCGGTGGTGTTCGGGATCACGCTGCACGACGGCGGCGAGCTGGTGGGCACGTGCGGCCTGCGGCTGGAGCTGCCCCACGCGCGGGCCGAGATCGGCTACTGGGTGGGGCGCGAGTACTGGGGGCGCGGCGTGGCGACCGAGGCGGCGCGAGCGGTGATCGACTACGCGTTTTCCCGGCTCGGGATACGTCGGGTGTACGCGCACTTCTACACCCGCAACCCGGCCTCCGGCGCGGTCATGCGCAAGCTGGGCATGACGTACGAGGGAAGGCTGCGCGGGCACGTGCTCAAGTGGGGGGTGTTCGAGGATATCGAGCTGTACGGGGTGCTGAAGGAGGAGTGGTAGGGGCCCCACCCCCAGCGTCGCTCCGCGACGCATCCCCCTCCCCCGAAACTGCCTGGGGGAGGGGGTTTGCGTTTTCGGGAGGCCGCGGACCGGTACGCCGGGCGGTGGTGGCGCGGAAGACACGGGCAGCCACGTGGGGCGGCCCCTACGA
This genomic interval carries:
- a CDS encoding MFS transporter, whose product is MAIPNPWRGLRGLPADVWLIFATTLVNRTGTMALPFLVLYLTQHMRLPAQTAGAALTVYGIGSLCSAPVAGRLCDRLGALRVMELSLLISGALLLLFPLAHSFAAVLGLTVAWALAGEAIRPASLAALAETTEPEQRRAAVSLNRLAVNLGMSIGPAAGGLLATLSFPALFVVDGTSSLAAGVVLAVASRRMMALRRARGVPVAEAAAVPHLGPRALADGRFLIFLAGSFLVGIIFFQHSAAMPLFLVRDLGLSAALFGILFVINTVLIVLLEVPLNLAMAGWTHRRTLMVGCLLCGAGFGSMALASLPWHLVLCTLVWTFGEMILFPGTAAYVADVAPAERRGEYMGAYTMSFGLAFTVGPWAGTVILERAGAPVLWSLMLVLGIAAACVMSIAASRRAPVVAAAG
- a CDS encoding GNAT family N-acetyltransferase; translation: MDSVPTIARQPSLETPRLLLRPLTTADAPAVQRLAGDKEVASTTLNIPHPYPDGAAEMWIGTLPEAYNSGEAVVFGITLHDGGELVGTCGLRLELPHARAEIGYWVGREYWGRGVATEAARAVIDYAFSRLGIRRVYAHFYTRNPASGAVMRKLGMTYEGRLRGHVLKWGVFEDIELYGVLKEEW